The Terriglobales bacterium genome segment CGCGCGGCTCTACGGACATCGCGCCGGAGTGCACGCGCAACCGGTAAGCCCGCGCAATCCGGCGTCGAAAGAATTTCTGCAAGGAAAAGTCGAAGTACTGCTCACCCGGCAGATTTCGCCGGATTCGCTCTGGGAGTGGCAGGCGCTGGTCAGGCCAGGAAGAAAAATTGGCGTAGGCGAGAAGATCAGCTTCGGCGAATCGCTTGAAGCCGAAGTAATTGCCCGTGGCGAGTTCGGCGAAAGGACTCTGCGGTTTGCAGCAGTGCCGAATTTTTTTGAGTTGCTGGAAAAAATCGGCCACATACCGCTACCGCCTTACATCTCCCGCACCGATGATGCGGCAGACCGCGAGCGCTACCAGACGGTCTATGCCCGCGAGCGGGGCTCGGTCGCCGCTCCGACCGCTGGATTGCACTTCACACCTGAGATAGTTGCGCACCTGCACGCCCGTGGCATTGAAACCGCCGAGATCACATTGCATGTAGGCTTGGGAACATTTCAGCCTATCCATGCTGAGCGTGTAGAAGACCATACGATGCACCGCGAAAGATTTGTCATCTCGTCCGACGCTTCACAAAAA includes the following:
- the queA gene encoding tRNA preQ1(34) S-adenosylmethionine ribosyltransferase-isomerase QueA, whose protein sequence is MLVSDFNYHLPEELIAQQPLADRAASRMLHLQRTSGEWHDRSFRKLPDLLRPTDLLVFNNTRVFPARLYGHRAGVHAQPVSPRNPASKEFLQGKVEVLLTRQISPDSLWEWQALVRPGRKIGVGEKISFGESLEAEVIARGEFGERTLRFAAVPNFFELLEKIGHIPLPPYISRTDDAADRERYQTVYARERGSVAAPTAGLHFTPEIVAHLHARGIETAEITLHVGLGTFQPIHAERVEDHTMHRERFVISSDASQKINAALAAGRRIVAVGTTTVRTLEYCASQVSSDQPLRIEHRSGEAELFIYPGFQFRVVGALLTNFHLPQSTLLMLVSAFATRELTLAAYEHAVKQHYRFFSYGDCMLIE